The following nucleotide sequence is from Zea mays cultivar B73 chromosome 1, Zm-B73-REFERENCE-NAM-5.0, whole genome shotgun sequence.
CTCGCATCTGGGATGCGCCACCAGTTCGTGCCTAGGGGAGGATGCCGTCGTCGCTAGCGCCTAGGGAAATCCGCCGTCGCGACCGCTGGCACATCGCCGTCGTGCGCACCTCATGGGGCCGCCGCCGCGTGCGTGCCCTCGGGATCCGATGCCGCAGCGTGTCCCTAGATTCGCCATCACGCCACAGGAATCCGCCATCGTGAGCGTGTCCCCAGATCCGCCGTCGCGCCTCAGGGATCCGCCGTCGCGAGCGTGTCCCCAGATCCGTCGTCGCGCCACAGATGCTggagcggcggtggcggtggccatcgcagagacggacgggacaaccgccgttgtcaccgggcctagggtgcgctgccgtcgtccgtccgcttcaaGAGCGTCGTCACCGCTTGCTCGCCTGCCTCGGAGCGTCGTTGTCGCTCGTTTCTGGTGGAGCGCCGCCGTCGGTCGCCTGCCTCGAGGTGACACCGCTGCTGGCCCCCAGGATcaccgccgctcgcacgccctagagaaccgccgccgccgctaaaacctaattcctggcggcgtgggggtgtttttatagtggtggcgtgggccggatcgtgggcccgatgcacgtaatatgcgcagactatatttgcataaactgatacacacatcagcataactcgtattatattTTGGCGTAAGCAGTTAGGTACAATAAGCCAAAAAGGGTCTGGTGCGGTCGCGTACCTGGTCGGTACGTGGTCGGGGCTTcctatagttaaatagagcctagggctctaaatacatatactatatatatatatatatatatatattaagagctctgggcttccaataatagaGGAAGCCCAGGCTAGTCAATATGGGCATTTTGGTTGAACCACACCGAGTCAACAGGTCCTAGTCACGGCGTCGTTACCCCCGTCAGCCAGCCACCTCTCCCACGTTTCCTGTTTCTAAAACAGTAGTCGCGCATTCAACGGAGACAAACCAGCGCCCATTTGAAGAAAACCCCAGCCGCGCAGATTTTCCTTTCGTCGGAGGCGACTCCCCAGGCGATTTCCGCGCCTCCAAACCAGCGCAGCGCCAATCCACCGCCGCTCCAATCCAGCGCCCTTCCATTCCCCCTTACATCCTTCAATCTCCCAGCATTGGAGCCCGATTCAAGAAGTTCCAGGTAATCCAACATTGAAATACCCCGAGTTTGCCGTCGATTTTTTGAAGCCTATCGGTCGATTGAAGTGGATTTGATTGTAACCTTTATTCTCCAGCTAAATGTGTGATTTGTATCCGCTTAGACATCACTATAATCGGGTTATTGCATCGCGCATTGCATCTCTTTTTTGTTTAGGAGCCCCGATATTAGGGCATGTGTATTTATTCTATATTCCCACTATCGCCCGACATTCATATATTTAGACAAAGGCTGTGGATTAGGTATTTACTGATGAGTTAGCAGAGAGTACTCTTATACAACCCAAGTAACACATATATGCTTTTTGTATGTAATATATATGCATATCTTCAGTACTGTTTATGCACATTCACCTGAGTCATTTGTTTACACATTTGTTTTATTATATATGCATATAGTCAGTACtctttatgcacatttactttaatgatttgttttcacatctattttattatcaaatatgcttatttgtatttgatatatatgcatatcctCAATACTGTTTATGCACATTCACTTGAGTCATTTGTTTACACATTTGTTTTATTATACATGCATATAGTCAGTATTCTTTATGCACATTTACTCTAATGATTTGTTTTCACGTCTATTTAATTATCTAATATGCTTATTGTATTTCATTTATATGCATATCCTCAGTACTTTTTATGCCCATTCAATTAAATCATTTGTGTACACATctgttttattatatataaaatatactcattggatttgatatatatgcatattgGCAGTAATGTGTATGCTCATTCATACACAAGTTTATGAACATATATTAAGCATATTTGAATTGTTCTATTTACTTGCAtaattagtttacactcctattcattatatataaatacatacaGATACTGTTATTTAAGCAAATGTTATttaaatattcatgttatttgagctaaatgtttTTATTACTATGAACCAGTTATTAAAATATGTTGTATAGTTAGTTAATGCAAAAAGGCCCTTATTTTATCCTGATCCATTTACAATTATATGAAATATTAAATCAATCTTTATGCTTGTATATAACCATTGTTCATTAAATGCTATCGCATAAATGTAAAAGGTAGTTTAAGTTATGTACTTCCACTTAGCATTATATAGTATGTATTTCAGATAGTTATAGTAAAAATTAGTTCTTTTTTGGCATATATTCATGCATAAATcaatgtatttaaaaacaacttTTTTTTCTACAGATCTATTCAGTATTTAATCATGAAGTCTGTTGATCGCCCGCCCAGTAATCCAAAAAGATTAACCATTGAATCCAGTCAGGAGGTTTTTTCAATTGACATTTCCAAACGTACAAGATCCAGCAGCTCAGCTCACCAAGATGATATTCCCCAAAATCAGGAGCAGAATGAGCCACAGCCAGCCCCAATCCATCGTTTTCGCAGAAAGGCGTTAGCTTGTCGTTTAAAAAGAAAACCTCCTGCTCCGTCCACACTGTCCGACGACGATTTCATGGATGCTCCATCGTTGAAGCGCCAATTCAGATCTGCCTCACCTTCTCCTTCAGAACAAATCAGTGCAAAGAAGTTAAAAGTACCTTCTCCTCAAGTTCCTTGCGTGAAAAGAAGTACAAAGTCTAATATCATTACAAAAAAAACTCTCCTAAACAGAAGACTCCTAGAAAATCACAGGTAACATGTATATATTTATGTTTATTCATGTGTTAATTTTGGTGTCCAATCAAGTTTGTATTTTCCCCCACTTTAAATTTTTGTATATTATTATCAACAAATATGGTGTTTACTTTTTTTATTGTTGTAGACTAGTTATTTACAAGCATGTAATAATTATCCCTTGTTTGTAAATATTGCATCATTAGTTCTAACTATATATATACTTTGTGTATTAATGCATATTCATTTATGCTTCCAGAAACTGAATATCCGCTGCATTCCCTATGATGTTATTGTATCATCTTGGATAATGAGCGATCGGCAGCGCGATGCTGTCGCTAGGTTGGGATTTTCAAGCATATTTGATTTGCGAATTGATGCCTTAGAGAGCAGATCACTCATCAGGTGGTTGATGGATAAATTGGATCCACATGACATGACCATACGCCCAGGGGCTGGCAAGGAACTGAAGATAACAAAAGATACGGTTCATCTGATTTTGGGTTTGCCATGTGCTGGAGGAGGCGGGGAGTTTACTGATTGGTATggtgaagtggatgctgctgcaAAACTGAGACGTGATCTCAATGTTGGTAAAGAAGAATTTGATGTTGTCAAGCTTCAAGACAAGATAGTGCTTGGCAACGATGATGAGCTATCAATTAGATGCTTTTTTCTGATTCTATTCAATCGGCTTCTttttccttctgcttcttgggGCATTACAAACAATGAGGTACTCATGACTTCAAACATGGCCCGAATGTCTGATATTGACTGGTGTCAACTAGTTTACACGGATTTGTGTGATGCTGCCGCACGTTGGCATAAAAGGAACAAAACAAACATCACATCAACAATATATGGATGCTCACTCATTGTTCTGGTAAGTATTTTTTTTGTTTAATGtgcatatatatgatatgcaaATAGTTGTTATGTACTAATTTTATATATTTGTGCATTCCTTTTTTCAGATTTACTACCTTGATCATCTACATCACCCTGCATCTCCTGTTAACAAATATGGTACTCCACGCATTAAGTTTTTTGACAATGAGACCATAAAAGAGTTGGCTCGTGGTGACAGGCGCCCCCCCATAAAACTGGTGAACCATTCGGATATGCAGAGGTTAGACATAAACAACTTTTTGTCCTGTTATGCAGATGTTAAAATATTATTATTGCTAACTGTTCTATATTACTTTATACAGTTTCGTAGCCGTTCAGAAACATGTTACGTCATTGCTCCAGAACGACCTGCTTCTGCCGTTTTCAACATATATGTGCCACgtatcaagaatttgattggcaaCAAGTTGCAATTTTTGCCCTCCCAGCAGCGTCCAATGTTTCAATCATTGTTTGATGCTCATGACAAAGAGGTGGATAAATACTGTGATTCCCTTCAGCTGAGCCATCAGATGATTGTTTCGAAGCAGATTGAACTCTCTGAAACATTTGGTGAAATGATCGATGAAGTTCTGAGAGCTGCAACGCAGCGCGATTCACAGCCAGAAGGTTTTAGTATTTATGTTTATTTTTTTAAACTAATCAAGTTCACGAATTATTTCCTGGAAAATAATATATACTTATAGATCTCAAATAATTTATTATATGCAGTTTTGTATATACAAAATATATATTAATTTATACTCATACAAGCAGCAACATATTTTTTCAGTGTATTTCATTTTTTTAAAACTGTATTTTATTTATGCATCCTGATAGTATACTGATGTAGTTTGCAAATGTGTATGTTTAACCATTTTTTATAACGATACATTTATAATGCAGTTATATTTCAGTAACAACTACTATATTATTATATGTTCCAAATGTAGATAACCCCCCCACTACCTCAATGCCTCCAACAAATGATCCAGTATCCACACCAACTGTTCCAACACCTGATAAACAGCAACATGATCAGGAAAGCCATGTTCCTACTGATCATATCAAAGTATCAGATGATGTAAGTTTTCTCATACAAACTATATATACAATGCATATATTCTATTCTGCATACAAGTTACTGTTTACTCAAATCTCAGTTGTTTCCATTATAGATTGTCAGTGGGAACGTCTGCAAAAAAGATGAAGTTATGGATGCCCCTATTTTTGACAAGACTCCAAAATCTAATGTTTGACTTCCTTATATCACAATTATTATTATTTCATTTACAATGTATGCAAGTAACATTAATATATATGCATGCTTTATTTTTTTTAAATCCCCAGGCTCCCACAACAGACAAGCCTGCTGCTCCTAAGTTAACACCAGATATAAATAGTGTAAGTATTTACACCTTCATCATATTATGCTAATATTAATTATACCCTATGTTTCATTACGTTTATATTAATAAATTTATTGGTTACAGGAAGGACAAAAATCTGTTACACATGATACTCCTGTATCTGGTGCACCTCTGTTCGATAAAACCCCACTGACAGATGTAAGACATGTTgtcattttcatatttttcatatTTATACACTAAGACATACATATTTATGCAACTGTTTACTAACATTTATTCATATATTAGGCAACTACTGACCTGGTTGCAAAGGATAGTTCCTGTAAAGCTGCAGTCGCTGAACATCCCCACGTGTCACGTGAAGACTGTGCTCGCAACCTGCTTAAGTTCATTTTGTCAGGAAAACTAGATCCGAGCATGTATGTATTAGTTATTCAAATTCCAATTAAGTATAATTAGAAGAATTGTAATCAAAGTTTTTTCCCTAGGtctatcattaattttggaggatTTGGAGGGTCTGTCCTTGATGTTGTCCAGTCGTTTGGTCCCAACAAATGTCTTGAGAATACTTTCATGCAGGGATTTATCGACTGTATTCACCAGGATGATGTATTATACAATCCAGATTCTGTAATCAACACTCTAATACTGAATGTCAACGTTGGGGTAATTTTTTCTCCACAACTTTGTATCTTATTGCAACACTTACTGTATAAATATATAATACTAATCAATTTATTTTCTTTGTCCAGACCGTTTTGAATATCGAGGAGTTTGAACAACACAGTTCAAATCCACAGCCCTTCACAACATCACTTCTTAAAGAACATCTTGAACCGACCCTTCCTTCAGATGATGTTCTGAACCAGATTAAATTGGTGAGTTCTAATCAGTTTCATTTGTACAAATGTTAGAATGTTCTTTTGGTCACTAGTTTTATGTTGTATTAGTTTTAATTTTTCATATGCATAGTATAAATCATTCATAATTTTACATATATATATTTAACAGATCCTGGTTCCTATGCTACGCCGAAGCCACTGGACCCTTTATGCAATCAATTTTGAACGTCGTCGAATAGACATCTTAGATTCAAATCCTTATGGTACATTGCTTGGAGGCACTACATGGAAACAAATCCATAATGATCAAATGATGATAAATGGAACGAAGATACCTTGGTCCAGATTAATAATGAGAAGACTTAGCATTGCCTTACATGAAGCTCGACCTGAGTCAACTGTACCAAAGTTTGACAACTACAAGATTGGGCTCCTTCCCAATTGTCCAACCATGACACCAGGGTCAAATGATTGTGGTTTTTTTGTCGCAAACTTCCTCCGCTACTACGATTTTGATGATGGCGACTTATTAGAATTTTATACTCCGGTATGTCACTAAATTAGTCTTCTAATCTTGCATATATTACTCCAGATTTTATTCTACCATTAATTTGATATTATGGCTATTTCAGGATGAACCATTGGACCAACGTGCCTTTGTTCTGCATTACCTTACCTTTCATCGCAACAACATGGTTGCCCCCCTTCCTGCAGAACTGCTGCCTTTCAAGTATTCTCCAAGGAGACGCCGCTGTTTGAAAGCCAAGACTTAGATAGCATAGCTGAACATGATTCCTTGTGGGATCCACAAAACTATTTATGTTACTTGTTAAGTCTCTTATGTCAGGCCTCTGATCATGTGTTTGATACTCCATGTGCCACTTATGTTCAATGTGTCTAATGTCTATGCTACTTCGCATCAGTTTTTATCTGAAGTGTGTCAAACATAATTGTTACCAGAATGTCTATTTATGTTATCTGTTAACAAATTCTATGTTGTTTTCATCTCCAGTTTGTGAGTTGGTTAATCGTTTTGCTTCCAATGTTTGGCTTATTTGTATTATCATATTGTTTCAATATTCAAGTTTTATGCATAATATATACTTCCTTATTTTATATACACTAGGTTCATCTTTTATACATTTTTCACGCTAATTATGCTAATTGTAACAAGTGTTTATGCTATATCCTGTTTGTTGTATTTGAAGTGTGAAACCGACGTTTGCACTCCCATTTGATTAGTATTGTTAAGTCTATACAGTTTTATATACCATTAATGTCCAGACCTTCCGATTGCTAAACGTTCAATGCCAATTTGTTGTACATATTCAGTTACATAATTTGTGTAATTGTCTATATTTACGCAACATTTTATAGTTTTATATCTACGCATTATATAACCCTTTCATGCAAACTATTGAATTTCCAACAAAATAAAGCATAAGTCATTGTGATATTACAAGTTTCTACTAAATCGACCACTCTTTAGTCACACTTCAAATTATTCGCCCAAATCCATATGCTCATCGGCTTCTTCATTTTCCACTTCCTCATCAATACGATGTTTTTTTGCAGTCGATGTTTCATTCCACTGTGGAGCAGTTGTTTTATTGTTTAGTCTTGATCCGGCTGGCCGTCCTCTCTTTCGATTAGACAATTTTGCTAGCCTTGCCCTGTTCTCTTCCACAGACAGACATGTTCTGCTGTTATGCCCATCTGCTATTCCACACAAATGGCATCTCCTATTCTTCTTTTTCTCTCCTTTCGCACCTAGTCTCATAATCCTATCTTCTGAATTTTTGATTGTCCGGCCCTTTGGTCTTGCACGATCCGACATACTCAGATTTATAACATCTACATTAAAATTCAACCTCTGCATAATAATAGACGTTACTATTTAGTATATGCATATTTACATATATTTATACCAATCAGTAAAATCATTTATCAATGCTAACCTTTTTAGCTTCTGAGGATGCAGCAATATGTTCCATTTGTTCATGTGCTACGTGACACGGAGAACTTGTATCACCAACCTCCTGTGAAATTCTCATGTTGTCCTCCTTTAGAGCCCAACCCAAATACATCAACATTTACATGCAGCataaatatatattttcattttagacaaataaacaatattattttaaTATGTACCTGGTTACCAGTTGTTATTATTGTTAACGCATGTTCACATCCAGTCCTGGTGTTATGCGAATCCTACAAAATATTATTTGCTTATTACATTGATATTATATATTCATTATGTACAATACTTCATGCaagcttatatatatatatatatcttttaCATACCTTATTATGACATGTAATTGTATTGTCATCTTCCATCCCATCGCCAGCATTATTTTTATTCAACTCTTCTTCCTGGTACAAAATAACATGTTACTATGCATAATTTATGTTACAAATAGTATAACACTAAAACATCTGCAATATTAttaccttgtcttcctcattatcACTAACATCTGTTGACTCATTACATCCAATATCTGGCTCCAATCAGCTTAGAACGACATCGAGCTCATCCAACACATCCATCGCCTTATCGTACCCTGCTTTTGACATACACGCCTGGCGAACTACTTTCATTGTTTTCGTTAACAACATTTTCTGTCTGTATGATTTAGTAACTCCATCCTTCCCCCTGAAGCTCTTATCAATTCTTTCAAACGGAACATCTTTTCTTGATGAGACAGTGTACCTTTGCAATATATACTTTGAAGGTATCTTTTCAACTTGAAGATGCATGAAGGCTCTTAAAAGATGAACACACAATAGACCTGAAAACATGAAAACGAACCATTATTTCAAAAAAATACATTAATTTGTACTACAATCATCAAATTCTCTAGTATGCAAATTTTTTATGCTAACCAACATAATACGTACAAACCTGTATGTTCccactgtttgcactcgcatgtatACTCCCCAGCTTCTATGTCTGCTGTTATCTTGAATTGATGTTGTCCCCACACAATTTTATTAGACCGTTTTGTATGCTGTACGATCCATTCATTATCACATCCGTCTGGATCCTTTAATATTTTGTATGCAGTGGCGTATTTCATTGATTCCTCAAATCTATTCATAACAGCTCTGGTGTATGCTCTAGAGACTCTCACTTCGAACCTATATAATGTATCTGTTGTCCTTGGAGCCTATAACACATTATTCTCATAATTAAACAAATTATTTACATAAATGTATGCAAACCGTTATTGCTAACAAGCACGACATACCTTGCTCACCAATGCCTCCTTTGATTCTTTCATTTTCCTGTTGTGCAACATTTTCATCATTTGTTTAGCGAACTCATGCAGTGGGGTGTTCGCATCTACATGTGATTGCTTCACTAATCTGTTCATGCTCTCACTTCGTTGTGTAGATACCATTACCCCACAGACGTCATTTTTAAAAAATGCAGGTATCCATTCTTTTCTTATTTCATATAATTTGCGTAGAGTTATATCTTCATGAAGATTGAACTCCTCTAGCATCATTTCCCAGGCACATTCAAACTCATGAGGAGTTAATGGATGATGTATAATAGACTGGAATGTTGTTTTAAAATCCTTAACAGCAAACCTGGCATATATCTCATTTAGGAATGGCATAAATCTGTTCTGTACATGCCATAAGCACAGTCTGTGAACTGTTTTTGGAAATACAGTTCTCAGAGCAAttggcattgcaggatcttgatctgcaatTGCTCACAGATTATTCAGTTATTTTCACAATAAATTAATTCACTGTTTTGCATAACAAATTTATATATCACATACCTGTAAGCATAACTCTTGGACCCTCGCATCCCATACATGTTTTGAATGAATTGAAAGCCCATTCAAAAGTATGTACAGTTTCATCTCCCAACAAAACAAATCCAAACACTGTACACTGCAGATGGCTGTTAGCTCCAACAAACATGCCTAGTGGTTTATCATGTATATTTGTCTTGTGTGTTGTATCAAATGTCACAGCATCACCATAATCTGCGTATTCCCCCTGCATACTTGCGTGTGACCAAAAAATACTAACTATTTTCCCATCATCGTCTAGCTGGAAATCACAAAAAAATTGTGGATTCTGTTTCTTGCATTCTCTAAAGAAAGCCAAAAGTTTGGCTACATCATTTGAGCAATTTTCTCTTCTCCTGGCTGCCCTCCTACATTTGTTTGCACAAAAAATTATTACACACATTTACTATAGTAATATTCATGGCTATTGATATATACACATGTAACAAAAAAGTATTGCTTACATGTTTTTCAGATCTTGAGCAGTTACCGGTACGTTCTCCGGCCCATCATGCATTTCTGATATAAAATCAACTATGCAATGCTGCGGCACTCGGCTATCATGCATTGCATCCACAAAATTTATGAACTCAGCATCCCTAATTTTGTTGCAACGTAAATGTTGTTTCTCTGCttcgtcagttatgaactcatggtTATGCTCCAAGTTTACTAGTTCAATTTTTGTAGCTACAACCATTTTGTTTTCATCATCatatattttttttaattttattccAGCTTTGCATTGCGTACGCCCCGATGATCTATTcctcatcctaggtgtatcatttgattttgctgcacttttaccttcacgtgaacaatttatccacttactgaatgtcttctctctgtatttcttcagtggaaatccaacttcatatgcataccttttatagaatttatatgcatcatcaacatccttGAAAGTCATCCCTACCGTTGGCACTATAGTTGGATCAATGTTTTTTGCCTGCTATTTCATTGTCATTGTTGTTTGTACCATGGAATATGTTcacaacaatataatcaatcAATAATCAAATACAGCGATTGGACTTACATGTGAACGCAGTATCTGTGGCGTATCCATCTCCCTAGAGCTAATATTGGACATAGGAGGTCGAACCCTTTGTTCTCCTTCTTCCCCTATGCTCATCTCGACGATCTCAGGACCCATTAGAGCAGACGGTGGTGTCACCAGTGAGTTACCACCAACTCCTCCCTCTGTCTCTGGATCAAGACGAACGCCATCTCCTTCCATCGCCGGTGACCCTCTAGAGCCGGCCATCTCCAACTCCGATTAGTTATGCAGGCTTAGTGGTCTTTTTTTCCAAATGAAAGTAAATCTCGGATACTATAAAAGTAACCGCATCCACGTTTACAGGGTCTCCCCATTATTTCCGAAACCGTCCCGATATTATGGCGACGTCTTTGTCAAACTAAAATTCATAATATAAAATTTACGCACAATGACTCAACGTTTTACGCTAATCGGTATATACTGTTTATGCATCTATTATGCCATTTCGGTTTTATGCCATATCTTTCAACATCTTATGCTTCATTTTTTTTACCTTCCGCACATTACTTACCATGCAAGATCCATAATTTACGCGCCCACGTATCCCAGTAATCATGTTTGCATGTGGCATCTATTCCCTTTAATTCCGCGCAATTCGCTTACTATTCAAACAACCACGTCACGGCGCCGTCTGTCCTGCATGCCGCCTCTCAGCCCCACGTTAAAACACAAGCGCGCCTGTTCCATCGACCAGACCTCAGGAAccgacctgggcttcctttaatatccgaagcccagggctcccgttatatatatatatataaagagcaCTACGCTTTCAATAACTAGAGAAATCTCAGGTCggacggtgcaatccggtcgagccggatcaGGTCCGGACGTCTATAAATTAAGACCtagagtgc
It contains:
- the LOC103644996 gene encoding uncharacterized protein, which produces MQVTLIYMHALFFLNPQAPTTDKPAAPKLTPDINSEGQKSVTHDTPVSGAPLFDKTPLTDATTDLVAKDSSCKAAVAEHPHVSREDCARNLLKFILSGKLDPSMSIINFGGFGGSVLDVVQSFGPNKCLENTFMQGFIDCIHQDDVLYNPDSVINTLILNVNVGTVLNIEEFEQHSSNPQPFTTSLLKEHLEPTLPSDDVLNQIKLF